One segment of Carya illinoinensis cultivar Pawnee chromosome 1, C.illinoinensisPawnee_v1, whole genome shotgun sequence DNA contains the following:
- the LOC122309240 gene encoding receptor-like protein 56 isoform X2 produces MNMGVLQYYFSIKALLWVLVVFVQTHEYMGCLEEERIGLLHLKSFLIISIPPHTQSDYFLPSWVDLEKSDCCGWERVTCNSTTGHHVVELSLDNLMPDPYYSLYLHSKREYFEEHRWLLNVSLFEPFKELRSLDLSLNGINGCIPDDQGFEKLSTLRNLEILNLGYNFFDDNSILQSLGAITSLKTLNLTVNYLGGYFPAEELVTLRNLNTLDISSNRYNGTLSNQGFERLAVLRNLETLILDSNLFDSSIIPSLSNLTSLMTLSLSDNYLGNKRVKADVEDDHDSWWLWYIIYLQGFERLAVLRNLETLKLNNNGFDDSIISSLSGITSLSALSLAHNHLQGVNYGEGWKMLSRLEKLVILDLSDNYYLNETTSFLQSIAEVKSLKNLNLASCRLTGSFGTKGWEMLSRLENLEILDLSHNFLNETSFLQSVATIKSLKTLNLARNKLMGSFPTKGWEMFSRLENLEILDLSQNSLNETSFLQSIVAVKSLKTLNLAWNALTGSFPTKELANLSNLEVLILSEFCALKKLEVLDLSHNDFEGIPPPCINNMTSLVVLDISTNKFNGNASSSYVKGSRTSLEYIDFSYNQFVGLFSFNLFANYSKLEVLRFNGQNDKVEIETESSMGWSFLFQLKIIELSDCILNKFTGSISKFLLVQHELDTVNLSHSKLKGSFPNWLIENNTRLRVLGLQNNYLEGQLYLPTLIHTNMTWMDVSTNYLDGKLQENIGKIFPNLLYLNLSNNNLEGSLPSSISGMLYLEVLDLSFNSFSGGVPRELNTGCLSLTVLNLAHNSFKGAIFVGRNQKFLLMNDNEFTSIIPVLNSTIYLWYLDISHNEISGTMPQWLGNTSYVTTLIMANNGFYGRIPCELSMRGTLDLSHNLFTGSLPFCLNLPELKHLYLQGNNFTGPIPKVLFNFSSLLTLDIGDNNFTGSISVEIKQLQGLKVLLLSGNRFTGIIPNQLCLLTAIRIMDLSKNDFSGTIPQCLNEINFGKTVEPSSSGKLYPISPLVMLSAYTYKGFSNMVGNFYQYTEYVDVEVQIEFVTKYSYHSWKGLIVDYMSELDLSCNNLTGGIPPVIDQMSSLHALNLSHNQLTGKIPITFSKLALLESLDLSHNSLSGEIPSSLIDLSFLSVFNVAHNNLSGKLPDMKAQFATFEKSSFEGNLFLCGRPLDKSCSKVNKSYPTPTQSSNAGDRKWYELDPLVFCTSFLVSYIIFF; encoded by the exons ATGAATATGGGTGTCttacaatattatttctcaatcAAGGCTTTGCTTTGGGTTTTAGTGGTTTTTGTTCAAACTCATGAGTACATGGGTTGCTTGGAGGAAGAGAGAATTGGTTTGCTTCACTTGAAGTCATTTCTTATTATATCGATTCCGCCTCACACTCAGTCAGACTATTTTCTTCCTTCATGGGTCGACCTTGAGAAGAGTGATTGTTGTGGTTGGGAGCGGGTCACATGCAACTCCACCACAGGTCATCATGTGGTAGAATTGTCCCTCGACAATTTAATGCCAGATCCTTATTACTCTCTTTATCTCCATTCCAAAAGGGAATATTTTGAGGAACATCGATGGTTGTTAAATGTGTCTCTATTTGAGCCTTTCAAAGAGTTAAGAAGTCTTGATCTATCTCTTAATGGAATCAATGGTTGCATACCAGATGATCAAG GATTTGAAAAGCTTTCAACCCTAAGGAATCTGGAAATTTTAAACCTTGGTTACAACTTCTTTGATGACAATAGCATTCTACAATCTTTGGGTGCTATCACTTCGCTCAAGACTTTAAATCTTACTGTGAATTATTTGGGGGGATACTTTCCAGCAGAAG AATTAGTTACGTTGAGAAATTTGAACACGCTGGATATAAGCTCCAATAGGTACAATGGTACCCTCTCAAATCAAG GTTTCGAAAGGCTAGCAGTATTGAGAAACTTGGAGACATTGATCCTCGATTCTAATCTGTTTGATAGCAGCATCATACCATCTCTAAGTAACCTTACATCCCTTATGACATTAAGCCTTTCAGATAATTATTTGGGAAATAAACGAGTAAAGGCCGACGTTGAAG ATGATCATGATTCTTGGTGGTTATGGTATATAATTTATCTGCAAGGTTTCGAAAGGCTCGCCGTATTGAGAAATTTGGAGACATTGAAACTCAATAATAATGGCTTTGATGACAGCATCATATCATCTCTAAGTGGGATTACATCTCTTTCGGCATTGAGTCTTGCGCATAATCATTTGCAAGGAGTAAATTATGGTGAAG GTTGGAAAATGTTGTCAAGATTGGAGAAGTTGGTGATATTAGATCTTAGTGACAATTATTACCTCAACGAAACTACTAGTTTTCTTCAATCAATTGCTGAAGTCAAATCTCTTAAGAATCTGAATCTTGCTTCATGTCGTTTGACGGGATCCTTTGGAACCAAAG GTTGGGAAATGTTGTCAAGATTAGAGAACTTGGAGATATTAGATCTTAGTCATAATTTCCTCAATGAAACTAGTTTTCTTCAATCAGTTGCTACAATCAAATCTCTTAAGACTCTCAATCTTGCTCGGAATAAGTTGATGGGATCCTTTCCAACCAAAG GTTGGGAAATGTTTTCAAGATTGGAGAACTTGGAGATATTAGATCTTAGTCAAAATTCCCTCAACGAAACTAGTTTCCTTCAATCAATTGTTGCAGTCAAATCTCTTAAGACTCTCAATCTTGCTTGGAATGCGTTGACAGGATCCTTTCCAACCAAAG AGCTAGCAAATTTAAGCAACTTGGAGGTTCTTATCTTGTCAG AATTTTGTGCATTGAAGAAGCTTGAAGTGTTAGATCTATCTCACAATGACTTTGAGGGGATCCCACCTCCATGCATAAACAATATGACATCtcttgtggtgttagatatttCCACTAACAAATTCAATGGAAATGCTTCATCATCATATGTAAAAGGCAGCAGAACAAGTCTTGAGTACATTGATTTTAGTTATAACCAGTTTGTGGGTTTATTCTCATTCAACTTATTTGCTAATTACTCTAAGCTGGAGGTTCTTAGATTCAACGGCCAAAACGATAAAGTTGAAATAGAAACTGAAAGTTCCATGGGTTGGTCCTTTTTGTTTCAGCTGAAGATCATTGAATTGTCTGACTGTATTCTGAACAAGTTCACCGGCAGTATTTCGAAATTTCTTCTTGTCCAACATGAACTGGATACAGTTAATCTTTCTCACAGTAAGCTGAAAGGAAGCTTTCCAAATTGGTTGATTGAAAACAATACAAGATTGCGAGTGCTAGGTCTTCAAAATAACTATTTGGAGGGTCAGTTATACTTACCAACATTGATCCACACGAATATGACCTGGATGGATGTCTCAACCAATTACTTGGATGGAAAACTTCAAGAAAATATTGGCaagatttttccaaatttattATATCTAAATCTTTCCAATAATAATCTTGAAGGTAGTCTTCCTTCCTCAATTAGTGGCATGCTTTATTTGGAGGTATTAGATCTTTCTTTCAATAGCTTCTCAGGCGGGGTCCCAAGAGAATTAAATACAGGTTGCTTATCATTAACAGTATTGAACCTTGCTCATAACAGCTTCAAAGGTGCAATTTTCGTTGGGAGAAACCAGAAATTTCTGCtgatgaatgataatgaattcaCAAGTATCATACCAGTACTTAATTCAACTATTTATCTGTGGTATTTAGATATCAGCCACAACGAAATTTCAGGTACAATGCCCCAATGGCTTGGGAACACGTCATACGTGACAACTCTTATTATGGCTAACAATGGTTTTTATGGTCGGATCCCATGTGAACTAAGTATGAGAGGTACTTTAGACCTTTCTCATAACTTATTTACGGGATCGTTACCTTTTTGCTTGAATCTACCAGAGCTTAAACACCTATATTTGCAAGGGAACAATTTCACAGGACCAATACCAAAAGttcttttcaatttctcatcCCTTTTGACATTGGATATTGGAGATAACAACTTTACAGGCAGCATCTCTGTTGAAATCAAACAACTTCAAGGCTTAAAGGTACTTTTGTTGAGTGGCAATCGTTTCACTGGTATAATTCCAAATCAGTTGTGTTTGTTAACAGCGATAAGGATAATGGATCTTTCCAAGAATGATTTTTCTGGGACCATACCACAATGCctcaatgaaataaattttgggaAGACAGTAGAACCTAGTTCTAGTGGAAAATTATATCCTATAAGTCCGCTAGTTATGCTATCAGCTTACACATATAAAGGTTTCTCAAACATGGTTGGTAACTTTTACCAGTATACTGAATATGTTGATGTAGAAGTACAGATCGAGTTTGTAACCAAATATAGTTATCATTCTTGGAAGGGTCTTATCGTTGATTACATGTCTGAATTGGATTTATCATGCAACAACCTAACAGGTGGCATCCCACCTGTGATAGACCAAATGTCTTCATTGCATGCACTAAACTTGTCTCATAATCAGCTAACTGGTAAAATTCCAATAACATTCTCGAAATTGGCATTATTGGAAAGTTTAGACCTTTCTCATAATAGTTTGAGTGGAGAAATTCCTTCATCATTGATTGATCTAAGCTTTCTTTCGGTATTCAACGTGGCTCACAACAACTTATCAGGCAAACTTCCGGATATGAAAGCACAATTTGCAACATTTGAGAAAAGCAGCTTTGAAGGAAACCTATTTCTTTGCGGACGACCACTAGATAAAAGTTGCAGCAAAGTAAACAAGTCATATCCAACACCAACCCAATCTTCAAATGCAGGTGATAGAAAATGGTATGAATTAGATCCTCTGGTCTTCTGTACAAGTTTCTTGGTATcttacatcattttcttttag
- the LOC122309240 gene encoding receptor-like protein 13 isoform X4, translating into MNMGVLQYYFSIKALLWVLVVFVQTHEYMGCLEEERIGLLHLKSFLIISIPPHTQSDYFLPSWVDLEKSDCCGWERVTCNSTTGHHVVELSLDNLMPDPYYSLYLHSKREYFEEHRWLLNVSLFEPFKELRSLDLSLNGINGCIPDDQGFEKLSTLRNLEILNLGYNFFDDNSILQSLGAITSLKTLNLTVNYLGGYFPAEELVTLRNLNTLDISSNRYNGTLSNQGFERLAVLRNLETLILDSNLFDSSIIPSLSNLTSLMTLSLSDNYLGNKRVKADVEDDHDSWWLWYIIYLQGFERLAVLRNLETLKLNNNGFDDSIISSLSGITSLSALSLAHNHLQGVNYGEGWKMLSRLEKLVILDLSDNYYLNETTSFLQSIAEVKSLKNLNLASCRLTGSFGTKGWEMLSRLENLEILDLSHNFLNETSFLQSVATIKSLKTLNLARNKLMGSFPTKELANLSNLEVLILSGNHFSGQLATQEFCALKKLEVLDLSHNDFEGIPPPCINNMTSLVVLDISTNKFNGNASSSYVKGSRTSLEYIDFSYNQFVGLFSFNLFANYSKLEVLRFNGQNDKVEIETESSMGWSFLFQLKIIELSDCILNKFTGSISKFLLVQHELDTVNLSHSKLKGSFPNWLIENNTRLRVLGLQNNYLEGQLYLPTLIHTNMTWMDVSTNYLDGKLQENIGKIFPNLLYLNLSNNNLEGSLPSSISGMLYLEVLDLSFNSFSGGVPRELNTGCLSLTVLNLAHNSFKGAIFVGRNQKFLLMNDNEFTSIIPVLNSTIYLWYLDISHNEISGTMPQWLGNTSYVTTLIMANNGFYGRIPCELSMRGTLDLSHNLFTGSLPFCLNLPELKHLYLQGNNFTGPIPKVLFNFSSLLTLDIGDNNFTGSISVEIKQLQGLKVLLLSGNRFTGIIPNQLCLLTAIRIMDLSKNDFSGTIPQCLNEINFGKTVEPSSSGKLYPISPLVMLSAYTYKGFSNMVGNFYQYTEYVDVEVQIEFVTKYSYHSWKGLIVDYMSELDLSCNNLTGGIPPVIDQMSSLHALNLSHNQLTGKIPITFSKLALLESLDLSHNSLSGEIPSSLIDLSFLSVFNVAHNNLSGKLPDMKAQFATFEKSSFEGNLFLCGRPLDKSCSKVNKSYPTPTQSSNAGDRKWYELDPLVFCTSFLVSYIIFF; encoded by the exons ATGAATATGGGTGTCttacaatattatttctcaatcAAGGCTTTGCTTTGGGTTTTAGTGGTTTTTGTTCAAACTCATGAGTACATGGGTTGCTTGGAGGAAGAGAGAATTGGTTTGCTTCACTTGAAGTCATTTCTTATTATATCGATTCCGCCTCACACTCAGTCAGACTATTTTCTTCCTTCATGGGTCGACCTTGAGAAGAGTGATTGTTGTGGTTGGGAGCGGGTCACATGCAACTCCACCACAGGTCATCATGTGGTAGAATTGTCCCTCGACAATTTAATGCCAGATCCTTATTACTCTCTTTATCTCCATTCCAAAAGGGAATATTTTGAGGAACATCGATGGTTGTTAAATGTGTCTCTATTTGAGCCTTTCAAAGAGTTAAGAAGTCTTGATCTATCTCTTAATGGAATCAATGGTTGCATACCAGATGATCAAG GATTTGAAAAGCTTTCAACCCTAAGGAATCTGGAAATTTTAAACCTTGGTTACAACTTCTTTGATGACAATAGCATTCTACAATCTTTGGGTGCTATCACTTCGCTCAAGACTTTAAATCTTACTGTGAATTATTTGGGGGGATACTTTCCAGCAGAAG AATTAGTTACGTTGAGAAATTTGAACACGCTGGATATAAGCTCCAATAGGTACAATGGTACCCTCTCAAATCAAG GTTTCGAAAGGCTAGCAGTATTGAGAAACTTGGAGACATTGATCCTCGATTCTAATCTGTTTGATAGCAGCATCATACCATCTCTAAGTAACCTTACATCCCTTATGACATTAAGCCTTTCAGATAATTATTTGGGAAATAAACGAGTAAAGGCCGACGTTGAAG ATGATCATGATTCTTGGTGGTTATGGTATATAATTTATCTGCAAGGTTTCGAAAGGCTCGCCGTATTGAGAAATTTGGAGACATTGAAACTCAATAATAATGGCTTTGATGACAGCATCATATCATCTCTAAGTGGGATTACATCTCTTTCGGCATTGAGTCTTGCGCATAATCATTTGCAAGGAGTAAATTATGGTGAAG GTTGGAAAATGTTGTCAAGATTGGAGAAGTTGGTGATATTAGATCTTAGTGACAATTATTACCTCAACGAAACTACTAGTTTTCTTCAATCAATTGCTGAAGTCAAATCTCTTAAGAATCTGAATCTTGCTTCATGTCGTTTGACGGGATCCTTTGGAACCAAAG GTTGGGAAATGTTGTCAAGATTAGAGAACTTGGAGATATTAGATCTTAGTCATAATTTCCTCAATGAAACTAGTTTTCTTCAATCAGTTGCTACAATCAAATCTCTTAAGACTCTCAATCTTGCTCGGAATAAGTTGATGGGATCCTTTCCAACCAAAG AGCTAGCAAATTTAAGCAACTTGGAGGTTCTTATCTTGTCAGGTAATCATTTTAGTGGACAACTAGCAACCCAAG AATTTTGTGCATTGAAGAAGCTTGAAGTGTTAGATCTATCTCACAATGACTTTGAGGGGATCCCACCTCCATGCATAAACAATATGACATCtcttgtggtgttagatatttCCACTAACAAATTCAATGGAAATGCTTCATCATCATATGTAAAAGGCAGCAGAACAAGTCTTGAGTACATTGATTTTAGTTATAACCAGTTTGTGGGTTTATTCTCATTCAACTTATTTGCTAATTACTCTAAGCTGGAGGTTCTTAGATTCAACGGCCAAAACGATAAAGTTGAAATAGAAACTGAAAGTTCCATGGGTTGGTCCTTTTTGTTTCAGCTGAAGATCATTGAATTGTCTGACTGTATTCTGAACAAGTTCACCGGCAGTATTTCGAAATTTCTTCTTGTCCAACATGAACTGGATACAGTTAATCTTTCTCACAGTAAGCTGAAAGGAAGCTTTCCAAATTGGTTGATTGAAAACAATACAAGATTGCGAGTGCTAGGTCTTCAAAATAACTATTTGGAGGGTCAGTTATACTTACCAACATTGATCCACACGAATATGACCTGGATGGATGTCTCAACCAATTACTTGGATGGAAAACTTCAAGAAAATATTGGCaagatttttccaaatttattATATCTAAATCTTTCCAATAATAATCTTGAAGGTAGTCTTCCTTCCTCAATTAGTGGCATGCTTTATTTGGAGGTATTAGATCTTTCTTTCAATAGCTTCTCAGGCGGGGTCCCAAGAGAATTAAATACAGGTTGCTTATCATTAACAGTATTGAACCTTGCTCATAACAGCTTCAAAGGTGCAATTTTCGTTGGGAGAAACCAGAAATTTCTGCtgatgaatgataatgaattcaCAAGTATCATACCAGTACTTAATTCAACTATTTATCTGTGGTATTTAGATATCAGCCACAACGAAATTTCAGGTACAATGCCCCAATGGCTTGGGAACACGTCATACGTGACAACTCTTATTATGGCTAACAATGGTTTTTATGGTCGGATCCCATGTGAACTAAGTATGAGAGGTACTTTAGACCTTTCTCATAACTTATTTACGGGATCGTTACCTTTTTGCTTGAATCTACCAGAGCTTAAACACCTATATTTGCAAGGGAACAATTTCACAGGACCAATACCAAAAGttcttttcaatttctcatcCCTTTTGACATTGGATATTGGAGATAACAACTTTACAGGCAGCATCTCTGTTGAAATCAAACAACTTCAAGGCTTAAAGGTACTTTTGTTGAGTGGCAATCGTTTCACTGGTATAATTCCAAATCAGTTGTGTTTGTTAACAGCGATAAGGATAATGGATCTTTCCAAGAATGATTTTTCTGGGACCATACCACAATGCctcaatgaaataaattttgggaAGACAGTAGAACCTAGTTCTAGTGGAAAATTATATCCTATAAGTCCGCTAGTTATGCTATCAGCTTACACATATAAAGGTTTCTCAAACATGGTTGGTAACTTTTACCAGTATACTGAATATGTTGATGTAGAAGTACAGATCGAGTTTGTAACCAAATATAGTTATCATTCTTGGAAGGGTCTTATCGTTGATTACATGTCTGAATTGGATTTATCATGCAACAACCTAACAGGTGGCATCCCACCTGTGATAGACCAAATGTCTTCATTGCATGCACTAAACTTGTCTCATAATCAGCTAACTGGTAAAATTCCAATAACATTCTCGAAATTGGCATTATTGGAAAGTTTAGACCTTTCTCATAATAGTTTGAGTGGAGAAATTCCTTCATCATTGATTGATCTAAGCTTTCTTTCGGTATTCAACGTGGCTCACAACAACTTATCAGGCAAACTTCCGGATATGAAAGCACAATTTGCAACATTTGAGAAAAGCAGCTTTGAAGGAAACCTATTTCTTTGCGGACGACCACTAGATAAAAGTTGCAGCAAAGTAAACAAGTCATATCCAACACCAACCCAATCTTCAAATGCAGGTGATAGAAAATGGTATGAATTAGATCCTCTGGTCTTCTGTACAAGTTTCTTGGTATcttacatcattttcttttag
- the LOC122309240 gene encoding receptor-like protein 13 isoform X5 — translation MNMGVLQYYFSIKALLWVLVVFVQTHEYMGCLEEERIGLLHLKSFLIISIPPHTQSDYFLPSWVDLEKSDCCGWERVTCNSTTGHHVVELSLDNLMPDPYYSLYLHSKREYFEEHRWLLNVSLFEPFKELRSLDLSLNGINGCIPDDQGFEKLSTLRNLEILNLGYNFFDDNSILQSLGAITSLKTLNLTVNYLGGYFPAEELVTLRNLNTLDISSNRYNGTLSNQGFERLAVLRNLETLILDSNLFDSSIIPSLSNLTSLMTLSLSDNYLGNKRVKADVEDDHDSWWLWYIIYLQGFERLAVLRNLETLKLNNNGFDDSIISSLSGITSLSALSLAHNHLQGVNYGEGWKMLSRLEKLVILDLSDNYYLNETTSFLQSIAEVKSLKNLNLASCRLTGSFGTKGWEMLSRLENLEILDLSHNFLNETSFLQSVATIKSLKTLNLARNKLMGSFPTKELANLSNLEVLILSEFCALKKLEVLDLSHNDFEGIPPPCINNMTSLVVLDISTNKFNGNASSSYVKGSRTSLEYIDFSYNQFVGLFSFNLFANYSKLEVLRFNGQNDKVEIETESSMGWSFLFQLKIIELSDCILNKFTGSISKFLLVQHELDTVNLSHSKLKGSFPNWLIENNTRLRVLGLQNNYLEGQLYLPTLIHTNMTWMDVSTNYLDGKLQENIGKIFPNLLYLNLSNNNLEGSLPSSISGMLYLEVLDLSFNSFSGGVPRELNTGCLSLTVLNLAHNSFKGAIFVGRNQKFLLMNDNEFTSIIPVLNSTIYLWYLDISHNEISGTMPQWLGNTSYVTTLIMANNGFYGRIPCELSMRGTLDLSHNLFTGSLPFCLNLPELKHLYLQGNNFTGPIPKVLFNFSSLLTLDIGDNNFTGSISVEIKQLQGLKVLLLSGNRFTGIIPNQLCLLTAIRIMDLSKNDFSGTIPQCLNEINFGKTVEPSSSGKLYPISPLVMLSAYTYKGFSNMVGNFYQYTEYVDVEVQIEFVTKYSYHSWKGLIVDYMSELDLSCNNLTGGIPPVIDQMSSLHALNLSHNQLTGKIPITFSKLALLESLDLSHNSLSGEIPSSLIDLSFLSVFNVAHNNLSGKLPDMKAQFATFEKSSFEGNLFLCGRPLDKSCSKVNKSYPTPTQSSNAGDRKWYELDPLVFCTSFLVSYIIFF, via the exons ATGAATATGGGTGTCttacaatattatttctcaatcAAGGCTTTGCTTTGGGTTTTAGTGGTTTTTGTTCAAACTCATGAGTACATGGGTTGCTTGGAGGAAGAGAGAATTGGTTTGCTTCACTTGAAGTCATTTCTTATTATATCGATTCCGCCTCACACTCAGTCAGACTATTTTCTTCCTTCATGGGTCGACCTTGAGAAGAGTGATTGTTGTGGTTGGGAGCGGGTCACATGCAACTCCACCACAGGTCATCATGTGGTAGAATTGTCCCTCGACAATTTAATGCCAGATCCTTATTACTCTCTTTATCTCCATTCCAAAAGGGAATATTTTGAGGAACATCGATGGTTGTTAAATGTGTCTCTATTTGAGCCTTTCAAAGAGTTAAGAAGTCTTGATCTATCTCTTAATGGAATCAATGGTTGCATACCAGATGATCAAG GATTTGAAAAGCTTTCAACCCTAAGGAATCTGGAAATTTTAAACCTTGGTTACAACTTCTTTGATGACAATAGCATTCTACAATCTTTGGGTGCTATCACTTCGCTCAAGACTTTAAATCTTACTGTGAATTATTTGGGGGGATACTTTCCAGCAGAAG AATTAGTTACGTTGAGAAATTTGAACACGCTGGATATAAGCTCCAATAGGTACAATGGTACCCTCTCAAATCAAG GTTTCGAAAGGCTAGCAGTATTGAGAAACTTGGAGACATTGATCCTCGATTCTAATCTGTTTGATAGCAGCATCATACCATCTCTAAGTAACCTTACATCCCTTATGACATTAAGCCTTTCAGATAATTATTTGGGAAATAAACGAGTAAAGGCCGACGTTGAAG ATGATCATGATTCTTGGTGGTTATGGTATATAATTTATCTGCAAGGTTTCGAAAGGCTCGCCGTATTGAGAAATTTGGAGACATTGAAACTCAATAATAATGGCTTTGATGACAGCATCATATCATCTCTAAGTGGGATTACATCTCTTTCGGCATTGAGTCTTGCGCATAATCATTTGCAAGGAGTAAATTATGGTGAAG GTTGGAAAATGTTGTCAAGATTGGAGAAGTTGGTGATATTAGATCTTAGTGACAATTATTACCTCAACGAAACTACTAGTTTTCTTCAATCAATTGCTGAAGTCAAATCTCTTAAGAATCTGAATCTTGCTTCATGTCGTTTGACGGGATCCTTTGGAACCAAAG GTTGGGAAATGTTGTCAAGATTAGAGAACTTGGAGATATTAGATCTTAGTCATAATTTCCTCAATGAAACTAGTTTTCTTCAATCAGTTGCTACAATCAAATCTCTTAAGACTCTCAATCTTGCTCGGAATAAGTTGATGGGATCCTTTCCAACCAAAG AGCTAGCAAATTTAAGCAACTTGGAGGTTCTTATCTTGTCAG AATTTTGTGCATTGAAGAAGCTTGAAGTGTTAGATCTATCTCACAATGACTTTGAGGGGATCCCACCTCCATGCATAAACAATATGACATCtcttgtggtgttagatatttCCACTAACAAATTCAATGGAAATGCTTCATCATCATATGTAAAAGGCAGCAGAACAAGTCTTGAGTACATTGATTTTAGTTATAACCAGTTTGTGGGTTTATTCTCATTCAACTTATTTGCTAATTACTCTAAGCTGGAGGTTCTTAGATTCAACGGCCAAAACGATAAAGTTGAAATAGAAACTGAAAGTTCCATGGGTTGGTCCTTTTTGTTTCAGCTGAAGATCATTGAATTGTCTGACTGTATTCTGAACAAGTTCACCGGCAGTATTTCGAAATTTCTTCTTGTCCAACATGAACTGGATACAGTTAATCTTTCTCACAGTAAGCTGAAAGGAAGCTTTCCAAATTGGTTGATTGAAAACAATACAAGATTGCGAGTGCTAGGTCTTCAAAATAACTATTTGGAGGGTCAGTTATACTTACCAACATTGATCCACACGAATATGACCTGGATGGATGTCTCAACCAATTACTTGGATGGAAAACTTCAAGAAAATATTGGCaagatttttccaaatttattATATCTAAATCTTTCCAATAATAATCTTGAAGGTAGTCTTCCTTCCTCAATTAGTGGCATGCTTTATTTGGAGGTATTAGATCTTTCTTTCAATAGCTTCTCAGGCGGGGTCCCAAGAGAATTAAATACAGGTTGCTTATCATTAACAGTATTGAACCTTGCTCATAACAGCTTCAAAGGTGCAATTTTCGTTGGGAGAAACCAGAAATTTCTGCtgatgaatgataatgaattcaCAAGTATCATACCAGTACTTAATTCAACTATTTATCTGTGGTATTTAGATATCAGCCACAACGAAATTTCAGGTACAATGCCCCAATGGCTTGGGAACACGTCATACGTGACAACTCTTATTATGGCTAACAATGGTTTTTATGGTCGGATCCCATGTGAACTAAGTATGAGAGGTACTTTAGACCTTTCTCATAACTTATTTACGGGATCGTTACCTTTTTGCTTGAATCTACCAGAGCTTAAACACCTATATTTGCAAGGGAACAATTTCACAGGACCAATACCAAAAGttcttttcaatttctcatcCCTTTTGACATTGGATATTGGAGATAACAACTTTACAGGCAGCATCTCTGTTGAAATCAAACAACTTCAAGGCTTAAAGGTACTTTTGTTGAGTGGCAATCGTTTCACTGGTATAATTCCAAATCAGTTGTGTTTGTTAACAGCGATAAGGATAATGGATCTTTCCAAGAATGATTTTTCTGGGACCATACCACAATGCctcaatgaaataaattttgggaAGACAGTAGAACCTAGTTCTAGTGGAAAATTATATCCTATAAGTCCGCTAGTTATGCTATCAGCTTACACATATAAAGGTTTCTCAAACATGGTTGGTAACTTTTACCAGTATACTGAATATGTTGATGTAGAAGTACAGATCGAGTTTGTAACCAAATATAGTTATCATTCTTGGAAGGGTCTTATCGTTGATTACATGTCTGAATTGGATTTATCATGCAACAACCTAACAGGTGGCATCCCACCTGTGATAGACCAAATGTCTTCATTGCATGCACTAAACTTGTCTCATAATCAGCTAACTGGTAAAATTCCAATAACATTCTCGAAATTGGCATTATTGGAAAGTTTAGACCTTTCTCATAATAGTTTGAGTGGAGAAATTCCTTCATCATTGATTGATCTAAGCTTTCTTTCGGTATTCAACGTGGCTCACAACAACTTATCAGGCAAACTTCCGGATATGAAAGCACAATTTGCAACATTTGAGAAAAGCAGCTTTGAAGGAAACCTATTTCTTTGCGGACGACCACTAGATAAAAGTTGCAGCAAAGTAAACAAGTCATATCCAACACCAACCCAATCTTCAAATGCAGGTGATAGAAAATGGTATGAATTAGATCCTCTGGTCTTCTGTACAAGTTTCTTGGTATcttacatcattttcttttag